One segment of Rhodocyclaceae bacterium DNA contains the following:
- a CDS encoding dienelactone hydrolase family protein, which yields MTDSTLLEQPRGLTQIEIDQRVFDLYDEYCHGRMDRREFLLRAAAVTAGGLAMAQALMPRYAAAQTISFTDSRIRAQYVNYPSPGGNSGQMRGYLVQPAGKGPFPAVLVIHENRGLNPYIEDVARRAAVDGFLALAPDGLFPAGGYPGNDDDGRMLQSKLDQPKLRTDMLNSATFLKAHALSNGKLGVTGFCWGGGTTNWLATQLGDALQAGVPYYGAAAETAAVPKMRAPLLVHYAENDDGINRLKAAFEEAKKSAGVRFESHVYPGTQHGFHNNSTPRYNEVAAKLSWDRTVAFFRKNLA from the coding sequence ATGACCGACAGCACCCTGCTCGAGCAGCCCCGCGGACTCACCCAGATCGAGATCGACCAGCGGGTGTTCGACCTGTACGACGAGTACTGCCATGGCCGGATGGACCGGCGCGAGTTCCTTCTGCGCGCGGCGGCGGTCACCGCAGGCGGGCTGGCGATGGCGCAGGCGTTGATGCCGCGCTACGCTGCGGCGCAGACGATCTCGTTCACCGATTCGCGCATTCGCGCGCAATACGTGAACTATCCGTCGCCCGGCGGAAACTCCGGGCAGATGCGCGGCTACCTGGTGCAACCGGCCGGCAAGGGCCCCTTCCCGGCGGTGCTGGTGATCCACGAGAACCGCGGGCTGAATCCGTACATCGAGGACGTCGCGCGCCGCGCGGCAGTCGACGGCTTCCTGGCGCTGGCACCCGACGGGCTGTTCCCGGCAGGCGGCTACCCGGGCAATGACGACGACGGGCGGATGCTGCAGTCCAAGCTCGACCAGCCGAAGCTGCGCACCGACATGCTCAACAGCGCCACCTTCCTGAAGGCACATGCGCTGTCGAACGGCAAGCTGGGCGTCACCGGCTTCTGCTGGGGCGGCGGCACGACCAACTGGCTCGCCACGCAGCTGGGCGACGCACTGCAGGCCGGCGTGCCCTACTACGGCGCGGCCGCCGAGACCGCCGCGGTACCGAAGATGCGCGCCCCGCTGCTGGTGCACTACGCCGAGAACGACGACGGCATCAATCGCCTGAAGGCGGCCTTCGAAGAGGCAAAGAAATCCGCCGGCGTCCGGTTCGAATCGCATGTGTATCCCGGAACGCAGCACGGCTTCCACAACAACTCGACGCCACGCTACAACGAGGTGGCCGCGAAGCTGTCCTGGGATCGAACGGTCGCCTTCTTCCGGAAGAACCTCGCCTGA
- a CDS encoding tripartite tricarboxylate transporter substrate binding protein, whose product MTSLNRVHRFLRSATRSVAALPVAAAAIAMLGPDAALAQPFPQPGKAIRLLVGFPPGGSTDLLARSVGNKLGEQLGVQVVVDNRAGAAGNVAAELAARGNPDGYTLLMATVSSHAINPALYRSVPYDPIGDYAPVSLVASYPLILAVNPSLGVKTVADLLALARQKPGTLNFSSSGNGSPGHLSGELFKMLAKVEMTHVPYKGGAPATAAVLANEAQLIFATLPGAIGFIKSGKLIGPAVTTAKRSGALPDVPTVAEAGVPGFATSSWAGLVAPARTPRAVTGALREAVVKSLAAPDLRERLARDGADPVGSTPEEFGAYIKSELAQWRKVVQQAKAQVD is encoded by the coding sequence ATGACCAGCCTGAACCGCGTCCACCGTTTCCTGCGTTCGGCGACGCGTTCCGTCGCCGCCCTTCCGGTCGCCGCTGCGGCGATCGCGATGCTTGGCCCGGACGCCGCCCTCGCGCAGCCGTTTCCGCAACCGGGCAAGGCAATCCGCCTGCTGGTGGGTTTCCCGCCAGGCGGGTCCACCGACCTGCTGGCGCGCAGCGTCGGCAACAAGCTGGGCGAACAGCTCGGCGTGCAGGTGGTGGTGGACAACCGCGCCGGCGCTGCCGGCAACGTCGCGGCCGAACTCGCCGCGCGCGGCAACCCGGATGGATACACGCTGCTGATGGCGACGGTCAGCAGCCACGCCATCAATCCCGCGCTCTATCGCAGCGTCCCCTACGACCCCATCGGTGACTACGCCCCGGTCAGCCTCGTGGCGTCCTACCCGCTGATCCTCGCGGTGAATCCCTCCCTCGGCGTGAAGACGGTGGCCGACCTGCTGGCGCTGGCGCGACAGAAGCCCGGCACGTTGAACTTCTCGTCTTCCGGCAACGGCTCGCCGGGCCACCTGTCGGGCGAGCTTTTCAAGATGCTGGCGAAGGTCGAGATGACCCACGTGCCGTACAAGGGCGGGGCACCGGCTACCGCCGCCGTGCTGGCCAACGAGGCGCAGCTCATCTTCGCAACGCTGCCGGGAGCGATCGGCTTCATCAAGTCGGGCAAGCTGATCGGTCCTGCCGTGACTACCGCGAAGCGCTCGGGTGCGCTACCCGACGTGCCGACGGTCGCCGAGGCCGGTGTGCCGGGCTTTGCAACCAGCTCTTGGGCCGGGCTCGTCGCCCCGGCGCGAACGCCACGCGCCGTCACCGGTGCGCTGCGCGAGGCGGTGGTGAAGTCGCTGGCCGCACCCGACCTGCGCGAGCGGCTCGCCCGCGACGGTGCCGACCCGGTGGGCAGCACGCCGGAGGAGTTCGGGGCCTACATCAAGTCCGAGCTCGCGCAGTGGCGCAAGGTCGTGCAACAGGCAAAGGCGCAGGTCGACTAG
- the phnA gene encoding phosphonoacetate hydrolase — translation MKTEREISVNGRSYRRATAPVVVACIDGCEYDYITEAVKAGVAPWFAGVLESGTARLGDAVVPTFTNPNNLSIVTGVPPSVHGICGNFFYDREADAEVMMNDPRYLRCGTVLAAFAAAGARVAVVTAKDKLRALLGHGLDGICFSAERADQVTLAGNGIADATGLAGMAVPSVYSAALSEFVFAAGAALMDRERPDLMYLSTTDYVQHKEAPGTPAANAFYAMIDRYMARLQAAGAVIGLTADHGMNAKFDAAGSPDVVYLQDVLDARLGAGLARVILPITDPYVVHHGALGSFATVYLAPSVSATAVAALVASLPGIDLALQRDDACARFELPPDRMGDLVVVSGRHVVIGTSVSRHDLSGLDAPLRSHGGISEQKVPLLVNRRLQGVPSDARLRNFDIFDLLLNHTT, via the coding sequence ATGAAGACAGAACGGGAAATCAGCGTCAACGGTCGCAGCTATCGTCGTGCAACGGCCCCGGTGGTGGTGGCCTGCATCGATGGCTGCGAGTACGACTACATCACCGAGGCGGTCAAGGCCGGCGTGGCGCCCTGGTTCGCCGGGGTGCTGGAATCGGGTACGGCGCGGCTCGGCGATGCGGTGGTGCCCACCTTCACCAACCCGAACAACCTGTCCATCGTGACCGGGGTGCCGCCGTCCGTGCATGGCATCTGCGGCAACTTCTTCTACGACCGCGAAGCGGACGCGGAAGTGATGATGAACGACCCCAGGTACCTGCGCTGCGGTACCGTGCTGGCTGCCTTCGCGGCCGCCGGCGCCCGCGTCGCAGTGGTCACCGCCAAGGACAAGCTCAGGGCGCTGCTCGGCCACGGGCTCGACGGCATCTGCTTCTCGGCGGAACGCGCCGACCAGGTCACGCTGGCCGGTAACGGCATCGCGGACGCGACCGGCCTCGCTGGCATGGCGGTGCCTTCGGTGTACAGCGCGGCGCTCAGCGAGTTCGTCTTCGCCGCCGGCGCGGCGCTGATGGATCGCGAGCGCCCCGACCTCATGTACCTGTCGACCACCGACTACGTGCAGCACAAGGAAGCGCCCGGCACGCCGGCCGCCAACGCGTTCTACGCGATGATCGATCGCTACATGGCGCGCCTGCAGGCAGCCGGCGCGGTGATCGGGCTCACGGCGGACCACGGCATGAACGCGAAGTTCGATGCGGCCGGGAGCCCGGACGTGGTCTACCTGCAGGACGTGCTCGACGCACGACTGGGCGCAGGCCTTGCCCGGGTGATCCTCCCGATCACCGATCCCTATGTGGTCCACCATGGCGCGCTCGGTTCGTTCGCGACGGTCTACCTCGCGCCATCGGTGTCTGCCACCGCAGTCGCGGCACTGGTCGCCAGCCTTCCGGGCATCGATCTGGCGCTGCAGCGCGACGACGCCTGCGCGCGCTTCGAGCTTCCGCCGGACCGCATGGGCGACCTCGTCGTGGTGTCGGGCCGCCACGTGGTTATCGGGACCAGCGTTTCGCGGCACGACCTGTCGGGCCTCGATGCGCCGCTGCGATCGCATGGCGGTATCTCCGAACAGAAGGTGCCGCTGCTGGTGAACCGTCGGCTGCAGGGCGTGCCGTCGGATGCGCGGCTGCGCAACTTCGACATCTTCGACCTGCTTCTCAACCACACGACATAG
- a CDS encoding tripartite tricarboxylate transporter substrate binding protein, whose protein sequence is MDALPTHHPHDRSGRRRCAALLAGAAALACGASQVHAQKFPAKPIRMIVGYAPGGGTDIMGRLIAQEISTALAQPVVVENRPGAAQNVAAEFVARQPADGYTLFMSSAAHGINVSLYTKISYDPVKDFAPIAVFATSPNLLLVHPSFPAKSVKEFISVARKNPGRLNYSSSGVGSSQHLSGEMLKVMIGVDMTHIPYKGSAPSLAGLASGEVDFAFNNIPSAQPLMAPGRIRALGITSARRSPLLPNLPTMVEGGIPGFITETWYGLLAPAGTPRDVVTLLNDVAVKAVQKPDVRDRLAQMGADPIAEPPEFFAKYLAAEIARWARVIRESKAKAE, encoded by the coding sequence ATGGACGCCCTGCCCACGCATCACCCCCACGACCGCAGTGGCCGCCGACGGTGCGCGGCGCTCCTCGCGGGCGCCGCTGCGCTGGCCTGCGGCGCATCGCAGGTCCATGCACAGAAGTTTCCGGCCAAGCCGATCCGCATGATCGTCGGCTATGCACCCGGCGGCGGCACCGACATCATGGGCCGGCTGATCGCCCAGGAGATCTCGACCGCACTGGCCCAGCCTGTGGTGGTCGAGAACCGGCCCGGCGCGGCACAGAACGTCGCGGCCGAATTCGTCGCACGACAGCCAGCCGACGGCTACACGCTGTTCATGAGCTCCGCCGCGCACGGTATCAACGTCAGCCTGTACACGAAGATCAGCTACGACCCGGTCAAGGACTTCGCGCCGATCGCGGTGTTCGCGACCAGCCCGAACCTGCTGCTGGTGCATCCATCGTTCCCGGCGAAGTCGGTGAAGGAATTCATCTCGGTCGCGCGCAAGAACCCGGGCAGGCTCAACTATTCGTCCTCCGGCGTCGGCAGCTCGCAGCACCTGTCCGGCGAGATGCTCAAGGTGATGATCGGCGTCGACATGACGCACATCCCGTACAAAGGCAGCGCGCCGTCGCTCGCCGGGCTGGCGAGCGGCGAAGTCGACTTCGCGTTCAACAACATTCCCTCGGCGCAGCCGCTGATGGCGCCAGGGCGAATCCGTGCCCTGGGCATCACCAGCGCAAGGCGTTCGCCGCTGCTGCCGAACCTGCCGACGATGGTCGAAGGCGGCATACCGGGATTCATCACCGAGACCTGGTACGGCCTGCTGGCTCCGGCCGGCACGCCGCGAGACGTGGTCACCCTGCTCAACGACGTCGCGGTGAAGGCAGTGCAGAAGCCCGATGTGCGCGACCGTCTGGCACAGATGGGCGCAGACCCGATCGCCGAGCCGCCGGAGTTCTTCGCAAAGTACCTTGCCGCCGAGATTGCCCGCTGGGCCAGGGTGATCCGGGAATCGAAGGCCAAGGCAGAATGA
- the pgl gene encoding 6-phosphogluconolactonase has product MGLLVRLPERAALDRACATWLAYRLRSDAGPVLFAACGGRSVDGILAALSTRADVPWERVHLFLVDERVVPAGDAQSNLRQLRQVFVAPLVSDGRMRASNVHAFHFPDCPSIEAQAAAVDACNSELQALGGRFDAVLLSAGEDGHVAALFPGHRSIEDRSDGYFRFDDSPKPPASRVTASRSLLLRSRAAALVFTGESKRDALAGFVACGTALAGTPAAACGLDMRCIPACLVRALPEWVAFTDLDER; this is encoded by the coding sequence ATGGGCCTGCTGGTCCGGCTGCCGGAGCGGGCGGCGCTGGACCGGGCCTGTGCAACCTGGCTCGCGTACCGGCTCAGGTCCGACGCAGGCCCTGTCCTGTTCGCTGCATGCGGCGGACGCAGCGTGGATGGCATCCTCGCCGCACTGAGCACGCGCGCAGACGTGCCGTGGGAGCGGGTGCATCTGTTCCTGGTCGATGAACGCGTGGTGCCGGCAGGCGATGCGCAGAGCAACCTGCGCCAGCTGCGTCAAGTGTTCGTGGCGCCGCTCGTCTCCGACGGGCGGATGCGCGCATCGAACGTGCATGCATTCCACTTCCCGGACTGCCCGTCCATCGAAGCGCAAGCCGCGGCGGTGGATGCGTGCAACAGCGAGCTTCAGGCGCTGGGCGGGCGCTTCGACGCGGTGCTGCTGAGCGCTGGGGAAGACGGTCATGTCGCGGCGCTGTTCCCCGGCCACCGGTCGATCGAGGACCGGTCGGACGGTTACTTCCGCTTCGACGATTCGCCGAAGCCACCCGCGTCGCGCGTGACCGCATCGCGCAGTCTGCTGTTGCGGTCGCGCGCGGCGGCACTGGTCTTCACCGGGGAATCGAAGCGCGACGCGCTTGCAGGGTTCGTTGCCTGCGGCACGGCCCTAGCCGGAACCCCGGCCGCCGCGTGCGGGCTGGATATGCGCTGCATTCCCGCCTGCCTCGTCCGCGCGCTGCCAGAGTGGGTGGCCTTCACTGACCTGGATGAGAGATGA
- a CDS encoding Gfo/Idh/MocA family oxidoreductase: protein MRTVQPKRIGLAIVGAGRVGLMRGEIAARFPQVDWIGIAEIDPERASHVAAKLGADFVTNDYRELLLRPEVTAALISTVGHLHAEPTLAALDNPNKVSLLIEKPIANDLAQSERVLEAIRQSGVDALIGYTQRFRRRWMVAKDKVARGELGDITTVSTRAFLNRMVALNAYRREPDPVPNSPMVISGTHALDIVMWMMEGRTPVEVDARSIAKTLGPACGGIDATAGTMVFDDGTIYQSMVNWALPVSWPGAVYGLEVGVVGTTGVMTIDDTHRDFVMATEAPQDGAYLSDASRRVDFIGSTPAGDMALGALRGPLHDETQAWLERLSVGAHTIHATAAEGHDRLMLAKAYDLSARLRRPVELPIGPGDEHAQA, encoded by the coding sequence ATGCGTACCGTCCAGCCGAAGCGGATCGGACTCGCCATCGTCGGCGCGGGCCGGGTCGGGCTGATGCGCGGCGAGATCGCCGCACGCTTTCCCCAGGTCGACTGGATCGGCATCGCGGAGATCGACCCAGAGCGCGCAAGCCATGTCGCCGCGAAGCTCGGCGCCGATTTCGTCACCAACGACTACCGCGAGCTGCTGCTGCGGCCGGAGGTGACGGCGGCCCTGATCTCCACCGTCGGACACCTGCACGCCGAGCCGACGCTGGCTGCGCTCGACAATCCGAACAAGGTGTCTCTGCTGATCGAGAAGCCGATCGCCAACGATCTCGCGCAATCCGAGCGCGTGCTGGAAGCCATCCGCCAGTCGGGTGTCGATGCGCTGATCGGCTACACCCAGCGCTTCCGGCGGCGCTGGATGGTGGCGAAAGACAAGGTCGCGCGCGGCGAGCTCGGCGACATCACCACCGTCTCCACCCGCGCCTTCCTCAATCGCATGGTCGCGCTCAACGCCTACCGGCGCGAACCCGACCCGGTACCCAACTCACCGATGGTGATCTCGGGTACGCATGCGCTGGACATCGTGATGTGGATGATGGAAGGCCGCACCCCGGTCGAGGTCGACGCGCGCTCGATCGCGAAGACGCTCGGCCCTGCCTGCGGCGGCATCGACGCCACCGCCGGCACCATGGTGTTCGACGACGGCACGATCTACCAGAGCATGGTCAACTGGGCGCTGCCGGTGTCCTGGCCGGGCGCGGTCTACGGGCTGGAGGTCGGCGTGGTCGGCACCACCGGCGTGATGACCATCGACGACACCCACCGCGACTTCGTGATGGCCACCGAGGCTCCGCAGGACGGGGCCTACCTGTCGGACGCCAGCCGGCGCGTCGACTTCATCGGCAGCACGCCTGCCGGCGACATGGCACTCGGCGCGTTGCGCGGCCCGCTGCACGACGAGACCCAGGCCTGGCTCGAACGGCTGTCGGTCGGCGCGCACACGATCCACGCGACCGCGGCAGAGGGCCACGACCGGCTGATGCTCGCCAAGGCATACGACCTGTCCGCCCGGCTGCGGCGGCCGGTCGAACTGCCGATCGGCCCCGGCGACGAGCACGCGCAGGCCTGA
- a CDS encoding NADP-dependent phosphogluconate dehydrogenase has protein sequence MELGFIGLGRMGGNMVTRLLAKPAIRVVVHDRAEPSMAALVALGARAAGSPAQLVSLLSGTPRVIWLMLPAGDVTEEIYRQVREQLGAGDILIDGANSNHRDTSRRAAECAARGIRLLGVGVSGGIVAADRGYPMMIGGDAAAYEHCLPLFEALGLEQGHARVGDDPSSGHYVKMVHNAIEYGMMQAIAEGFDLLQNGSVKELDLARIAGIWNHGTIVSSFLMQMTANALARDGDLSGVAPYVADSGEGRWAAIEAMEHGVPFVANTYALHARYQSRDPNSLALRLLSAMRREFGGHAVKPAGTD, from the coding sequence ATGGAACTCGGATTCATCGGACTGGGCCGCATGGGCGGCAACATGGTGACGCGCCTGCTGGCGAAGCCGGCGATCCGCGTTGTCGTCCACGATCGTGCGGAGCCGTCGATGGCGGCACTCGTCGCACTCGGTGCCCGCGCAGCCGGCTCGCCGGCGCAGCTGGTCTCGCTGCTGTCCGGCACCCCGCGCGTGATCTGGCTGATGCTGCCGGCGGGCGATGTCACCGAGGAGATCTACCGGCAGGTGCGCGAACAGCTCGGCGCAGGCGACATCCTGATCGATGGCGCGAATTCGAACCACCGCGACACCTCGCGCCGCGCGGCCGAATGCGCCGCGCGCGGCATCCGGTTGCTCGGCGTGGGCGTCAGTGGCGGCATCGTCGCGGCCGACAGGGGCTATCCGATGATGATCGGTGGCGATGCGGCGGCGTACGAGCATTGCCTGCCGCTGTTCGAGGCGCTCGGTCTCGAGCAGGGACACGCGCGGGTCGGCGACGACCCGTCGTCCGGGCACTACGTGAAGATGGTGCACAACGCGATCGAGTACGGAATGATGCAGGCGATCGCCGAGGGCTTCGACCTGCTCCAGAATGGTTCGGTGAAGGAACTCGATCTCGCGCGCATCGCCGGTATCTGGAACCACGGCACGATCGTCAGCTCGTTCCTGATGCAGATGACGGCGAATGCGCTGGCGCGCGACGGCGACCTGTCCGGTGTCGCGCCGTACGTGGCCGACAGCGGCGAGGGGCGCTGGGCGGCGATCGAGGCGATGGAGCACGGGGTGCCCTTCGTCGCCAACACCTATGCGCTGCACGCACGCTACCAGTCGCGCGATCCGAACTCGCTCGCCCTGCGCCTGCTGTCCGCGATGCGCCGGGAGTTCGGCGGCCATGCGGTGAAGCCGGCCGGGACCGACTGA
- the zwf gene encoding glucose-6-phosphate dehydrogenase — MTAPADGNVCEPCVIIVFGATGDLAKRKIFPALHALHRRGFLHPATPVVGVSRRPMSDAALLASLHIDEAGGDADGLRAFAASVRCIVFDHTEATLPAFVTAVDDLARERGAGAARAVYFALPADAFEPTAALLVKGGFFHDDGWRRLCFEKPFGHDLASARELNAKVTRHFDESSIYRIDHYLGKELVRNLMVMRFANPLFGQIWNSAFIDHVQVTIAETLGVEGRAGYYEKAGAVRDMLQNHLMQVLALAAMEAPEALDADSVRDAMVEVVRQLVPPSDGDVVLGQFGPGEVGGRPVPGYREEPGIDPSSPTETFVAVRACIDNPRWQGVPFFLRTGKRMGKKLAEANIVLRAQPGTLFRADRAVEGEPGPNVISIRIQPNEGISVEFTVKAPGEGLRLETAVMEHCHHCVYGLNTAEAYEILLHEFLVGDQTLFTRWDFVEASWRWVDAITAARGRQSAAFPNYAAGTSGPAEAEALLGDGRDWLVSRDILS; from the coding sequence ATGACTGCGCCTGCCGACGGCAACGTGTGCGAACCCTGCGTGATCATCGTGTTCGGTGCCACCGGCGACCTCGCTAAGCGCAAGATCTTCCCCGCGCTGCATGCGTTGCATCGCCGCGGCTTCCTGCACCCGGCTACTCCTGTCGTCGGCGTATCGCGCCGCCCGATGTCCGATGCAGCGCTGCTGGCTTCGCTGCATATCGACGAAGCCGGGGGCGATGCAGACGGGCTGCGTGCGTTCGCCGCGTCGGTTCGCTGCATCGTGTTCGACCATACGGAAGCCACGTTGCCCGCCTTCGTCACTGCCGTGGACGACCTGGCCCGCGAACGGGGCGCGGGTGCCGCGCGGGCGGTCTATTTCGCGCTGCCCGCCGATGCGTTCGAGCCGACGGCCGCACTGCTCGTGAAAGGCGGCTTCTTCCATGACGATGGCTGGCGCCGGCTGTGCTTCGAGAAGCCGTTCGGCCATGACCTCGCGTCCGCTCGCGAGCTCAATGCGAAGGTCACGCGTCACTTCGACGAGTCGTCGATCTACCGGATCGACCATTACCTGGGCAAGGAGCTGGTACGCAACCTGATGGTGATGCGTTTCGCAAACCCGCTGTTCGGCCAGATCTGGAACAGCGCGTTCATCGACCATGTGCAGGTGACGATCGCCGAGACGCTCGGTGTCGAGGGGCGCGCCGGCTACTACGAGAAGGCCGGCGCGGTGCGCGACATGCTGCAGAACCACCTGATGCAGGTGCTGGCACTGGCGGCGATGGAGGCGCCGGAGGCGCTCGATGCCGACAGCGTGCGCGATGCGATGGTCGAGGTGGTGCGCCAACTGGTACCGCCGTCCGACGGCGACGTCGTGCTCGGGCAGTTCGGCCCGGGAGAGGTTGGCGGCAGGCCGGTGCCGGGGTATCGGGAAGAGCCGGGCATCGATCCATCCTCGCCCACCGAGACCTTCGTGGCGGTGCGCGCCTGCATCGACAACCCGCGCTGGCAGGGCGTCCCGTTCTTCCTGCGCACCGGCAAGCGGATGGGAAAGAAGCTGGCCGAGGCCAACATCGTGCTGCGTGCACAGCCTGGCACCCTGTTCCGCGCAGATCGTGCGGTCGAAGGCGAGCCCGGTCCGAACGTGATCTCGATACGTATCCAGCCGAACGAGGGCATCTCGGTCGAGTTCACGGTGAAGGCGCCGGGCGAGGGGCTGCGCCTGGAGACCGCAGTGATGGAGCATTGCCATCACTGCGTCTACGGGCTCAACACCGCCGAAGCCTATGAGATCCTGCTGCACGAATTCCTGGTCGGTGACCAGACGCTGTTTACGCGTTGGGACTTCGTCGAGGCGAGCTGGCGCTGGGTCGACGCGATCACGGCTGCGCGCGGCCGCCAGAGTGCAGCATTCCCCAACTATGCCGCCGGCACGTCGGGTCCGGCAGAGGCGGAGGCCTTGCTCGGCGACGGGCGCGACTGGCTCGTCTCGCGTGACATCCTGTCATGA
- a CDS encoding tripartite tricarboxylate transporter substrate binding protein: MRPKHVPAASVPAALLSLPVLLSPLLMAPPGAAAQSWPSKPLRYIVPFPPGGGADLVARAVAQKLSEQSGLSVVVENRPGAGTIVGAEAAARSAPDGYTLFMGSNTTNAINPNLHPKLPYDTLKDFAPVTRLSAFPNILVVHPSMPVKSLKDLIALGKARPGQLNYGSSGTGTPAQLAGVMFSDAAGLKMVHVPYKGSAPALSALIGGETQLMFASLGSSLNFIKGGRLRPLAVTSAKRSAAIPEMPTIAESGFPGFEAITWHGLMVPAGTPAPIVQRLNAETVKILRQPEFVAWLLSQGADATPSTPDEFTAFLKSELALYARLVKQSGMKPD; the protein is encoded by the coding sequence ATGCGTCCGAAGCACGTGCCCGCCGCCTCCGTTCCGGCGGCGCTTCTGTCCCTGCCCGTGCTGCTGTCGCCGCTGCTGATGGCACCGCCGGGCGCAGCAGCCCAGTCCTGGCCGTCGAAACCCCTGCGCTACATCGTGCCATTCCCGCCCGGCGGCGGCGCAGACCTGGTCGCGCGCGCGGTGGCGCAGAAGCTGAGCGAGCAGTCGGGCCTTTCGGTAGTGGTCGAGAACCGGCCGGGCGCCGGAACCATCGTCGGTGCGGAAGCGGCTGCCCGCTCCGCGCCTGACGGCTACACGCTGTTCATGGGTTCGAACACCACCAACGCGATCAACCCGAACCTGCACCCGAAGCTGCCGTACGACACGTTGAAGGATTTCGCGCCGGTCACCCGGCTCAGTGCGTTCCCGAACATCCTGGTCGTGCACCCGTCGATGCCGGTGAAGTCGCTGAAGGACCTGATCGCGCTCGGCAAGGCCCGCCCCGGGCAGCTGAACTACGGCTCGTCCGGCACCGGCACCCCGGCGCAGCTCGCCGGCGTGATGTTCAGCGATGCCGCTGGGTTGAAGATGGTGCACGTGCCGTACAAGGGCAGCGCGCCGGCCCTGTCCGCGCTGATCGGCGGCGAGACCCAGCTGATGTTCGCCAGCCTCGGGTCCAGTCTCAACTTCATCAAGGGTGGCCGCCTGCGCCCGCTCGCAGTCACCAGTGCAAAACGCTCTGCCGCCATCCCCGAGATGCCGACCATCGCCGAGTCCGGCTTTCCCGGGTTCGAGGCGATCACCTGGCACGGCCTGATGGTGCCGGCCGGTACCCCGGCGCCGATCGTGCAGCGGCTCAATGCCGAGACGGTGAAGATCCTGAGGCAGCCCGAGTTCGTCGCCTGGCTGCTGTCGCAGGGTGCCGATGCCACGCCCAGCACGCCGGATGAGTTCACCGCATTCCTGAAGAGCGAACTCGCGCTCTACGCCCGGCTGGTCAAGCAGTCCGGCATGAAGCCCGACTGA